TCTTCCGAACCTGTTTCAAGACAAAAACACATGAACACTGCACAACACACAGGCATGTACCTTAAACAAGCATAGCccttttaagaaaataaataaatagctttggTGGGTAGGAACCCACAGGTGTTTCAGCTAAGAGGCTAAGGCAACCTTGGGTCCTCAGATACAGGTGGACTACAACACCTATAATTCCTGATAAACGGCCATGATGGAAGGCAACGATGGGggttatagtccaacaatatccaggGAACCAAGAAGGCTGAGCTAAAGTGAGAACTGGAAAGATTAAGCTGTTATGTAGCACACATCATTTTACTTTTTTAAGTTGCTTCTGTGTGAAGCAACGAATAAGTTGAATAAATGAAAGCAGCCATCATGCTGCctgacagatgttgttggactacaactcccatgacccctgggccatgctgactggggctgctggaagctggagtctaacaacaagagcagtgtttcccaaactttggtccctagctgcttttggactacaacccccatcatccccgaccactggtcttgctagctagagatgatgggagttgtagtcccaagtttgggaaacgctgattTAGAGGGTACCATGTTTGCCGTTGCCTAGAGAGCACAGCTCCCTTCCTGAGCCCCAACTGACTGGCAAAGGGGAGGGCAGGATTCTAAGATGCAAAAGTTAGCAAGCCTATTGTGCAGCTGCAAGGAGGGTGTCTATCCATTGTTCTGGGAGATTATGGGGAAATACACATATGTGCAAAGCAGTATGCATGTCCTGCTTTTAATTCAAGGTGAAGGGTTGGAAAAGAGTCCCAAGAAGATGGGAATAACTACCTAAGAGAAACGATGCAAAGGCAAATTGTTACTTGGGTTAATTGGGTTTATTGCACTAGACCACATGTGGAAGAACCTTTGGCTCTCTGGGTGTGACTTacctacagctctcatcatccctggccattggccacgaTTTCTGGAGGTGGAGCTGATCAGAGCTGtatctcagcaacatctggaaggtcaaaggttctcCAGACCTGCAAAGGGACCTGCTGCCCAAAACACACTTTTTAAACCATAGGACTTTGTTTACAGGGTGGCCGAGTGCACAGAAAAGCACTGTGCCAGCAGGGTACCAGGCACCTGCCACCTCAATTTGCCCAGAGGCATATTTGTGTCATTGCCTCAGCATCTTCTAGCTACCTAGCAATACCCCCGATTGGGACATTGGGGGGCTAATTGTCTACTATTGATTTATTAATGTACTAAAAATATTTCCCCCTTGGGTTAATCTTCATCAAGCATACACACCACCCAGAGATAAGATCAAATAATTCAAAAACTGCTCACGAGTTGAACTTCTTTGGAAACCCACAAAAGAATTGCGGCTTTCATCTGAAAGGTTGGATTCAACGCTCCTGGCATCTTCATCCTCTTCGCTGCCATCAGCGTGACGGGTGGCAAGAAGCTCAACCTGTCTTGTTTTAGGGGTGTTCCCCTCTTCCGCACCCTCTTTTTCACTTCCACCATCGAGACAGGCACTGGCAGTAGCAGAATCTTCTCTCCCTTTTTCATATTCCTCCTCCCTCTTACCTGCCTTGGCAAGAGTGAAAGAATCTTCCCTTCTTATCAGGAGCGGGACTTTAGGTGATGCTAGGTTAAGTTGAATAGTTTTTTGGAAAACCGCATTCCTTTCAGGGGTGCCAGAAAACTTTTCTCGGTCTACAGTTTGGTTATCTTGCTTGAAAGTCTTGCCCTTGAGCGGTATTTTAACCTCGGTTCGAAAGTCGCTCGGCACGCTCTCAACAGACGTTTGCGCTTTTACGGCTAAACCTCCCTTTGCTACCTGAAATCCTGACACATCAGTcactttcttctcttcttcattggaCAGAAGCAAAGCAGCACCAGAGATTTCTCCAAAAAGCTTTTCTAAGCTGGATTTGAATACAGAACCGTCTTTTTCTAGGGCAACAGATTTTGTTACAGTTTCATTTGCTTCTTGGGGAAGAAGGCCCGTCGTGCTATCTGAGCCATGGGCACCATGGAGGTTCTCCTTCATTCtgatatccaaccatctcatttcAGAAGGCTGCATCTGGGCAGTTTCTTCAAGGAGTTTCCGGAAGCCTGGATTAAATTCTCTTTGCTTCAACTTGGATGGGGCAACTTCCTTGTTTACAGTTTCATTAATCTCTTGACCATAGCCAATTCCCTGCGGGCAAACTAAATCTACAGTCCGATTAGACTCACTCTCTGTTTGTGCCCCATGACCGCTGCTTGAGTCTTTCTGGCTTTTTGGAAGAACTTCAACGTCTTCCTTGAGCAGATTTTGGAAGTTGGCTCTGAGTTCAGCTTGCCTGAAATTGGAGGGAGCAGTAGCTTTTTCTATCATCTCAATTATCTCTTTATCATAAATTGAACTTGTGTTCTGATGGGGCTGTAATGAACCATGGGCTGGCTTAGGAACTGCAATGTCTTGGAGCAACATTTCGGAGCTCTCCTTAAGCAGTTTGCTTAAACTGTCTCTAAATGCCACATGCTCGGCCGAATTTGGTTTAACAGTTTTCACGACCGTCTCTGCCACTTCTGTAGGTTGCTCACCAACATTCCCTTGAGCTCTTATGTTTTCCTGGTTTGAAAATGACAACAGCACAGCGGCCTCTCCTACAGGCCCACCCTGCATTGTAGTCAATAATTTGCCACTGTCTTCGTCTGTATCTAAACTTCGGTCAAGTGTCCCACCAACAGTCTCTTTAGGAGGATTGGCCATTTGGGGTGAAACAGGAATGATCTTTCTGGTCGCCTGCTCAGAAGACCTCTGCTGCAGTTCCCCGGGGACACTGTCAATTTGTGCTTTCAAAATACTCTCATTTGTGGGTGTTTTTGGCAATTCCTCCAAAAGAAAGGCTAGTTTGGCATTCAAATCGTTGCCTTGCCTTTTTGATGGAACATTAGCTTCTGCTGCTGTCTCGAAAACCTCTTTCGTGGGAGAGTTTGCTCTGTTCTGACTGGCGAGACGAGCGTCAGGCAGTATCAGTTTTGGCGAAGGAATCTGGAAGAATTCTTCCTGAGAAGTAGCATTTAGATCCCTTTGGCCTTCTTCCCTGTTGGGAGATTTTCCAGACACCATATCTGAATCTTCTGTTGATCCAGATGAATCTCCCAAGTGCTTTTTAAATATGAGTCTATCCTTGGGTGGGACATTTTTTTGTATTGTTCCATCTGTTTCCCAGGACTCCACTCTGCTATTTTTTTCATCCGTGTCACGGCTGCGTTCCATCACCTTATTAAAAAAACGCCTCTTTTCCAATGGAGAATGTGCTTGTTCAGAAACATCCGCCACTATGTGACGACTGGGTGAGGAGCTCTCATCTGAGGTGTCCTTTAGCAGCCTCTCTAAGTTAGTGACAAAAGCAGTGGTGTCAGCTTTTGGTGGAACCAAAGATCTGCTTACAGTCTCTGGAACCTCAGAGACTTTTCCATCTGCACTTGCAAAAACAGCCCCCTGCTGTTGATTCTGGTCACTGTAAGACGCTTGCACCTCTGTTGCTAACTCCACCTGTGGAACCCCTTTCTTGTCCGCCAGAGGATAAGCCAGCAAGGACTCCTGAAATGCTTCTTTCAACAGTTTCTGCATGCCACTGTTAAACAGACTGTGCTGTACTTTGGATGGAGCATTTGTTTTTTCTATATACTCTTCCACCGGACGCACAGTCTTTCCCTCTGCAGGTGCAAATTCTACATTTCCTAATGGCACAGCATTCACTGTGAAGAGAGCGGTCCCTCCTGCTTGTTTCGGGACAACACGGTTTGCTTCCAATACCTTTTGTTCCTTCACGTCAAACCCTTGGAGGATGGGTTTTTGCTGTTCACCTTCCAACACCACCTGGCTAGTTCCTTCCCTGACTTCTCCCAACTCTTTCAGATACCTTCCTGTACTACTTTGCCTGTCCCTTGGAACAGTCACCTTCACCTTGGCTTCATCCATCCCGCTCTGCGGCTTAGTCCCCACATCCCAAAAGTTTCTCAGGCTTTTGAACTGCAAAGGATTGAGCATCTGAGCCTTTGCCTCTTCGTCTGCTTTTTCCTTTAAAGCGTGGATCTTAAAGTGTGGCTTCTGCTGCAGAGCAGATGACGCTCTCTCTGTTTCCAGACCGTCAGCTTGTAAACCTCCATCCTCTttagagggaaccaggttggGTCTTGGGCGCAAATTATTTGCATCCAGCAACTCTGCAAATGCATTATTCCTCTGGTCACTTAGGGGTATTTTGCCAGATTCATCAACAATACGGCCCCCTTTGGATTTATCCATTATATTTGGTCGAACTTTCCCTGAAGGCAACTTAATGCCATTATCATCAGGTCCCGAGTCATCTGCACCAATTTCTACTTTTCTGAAGGTTACTAAATTATACTTGCCTTGTTCGTTATCCGATTCTCCAGTAACATATCCTGAGGATCCACCCACTGGTTTTATTCTGCTGCGTTCCTCTTTATAGATTGGTATCCGGTTACTCCCAGGAGTGCTTTCACTTAATAGGCCTTCCTTATTTGCAGGCTTTGGGTTCATCGCCTCTCTTTCCCAGAAAGCCCTGATATTCTTGACTTTTCTTGGAACCTCTGATTCTTTGGATTCATCTTGAGGGAAGGTAAGGAGATTCCCTCTACTGGGGTGCTGCATGGTTTTGTCATCTAGATGCCCAGATTTTTCCCCTTTAGGTTCATTAAATATCTCTCCAGATCGATGCTCAGAGTTTGCTCCTTCCGAAAAAGctttaaccccttcctccccatCGGGCGTAACATCTCCCCTTTCTGTTACTTTTCCAAAAGAAGAGCCAACACTTTTCCAACCCGGTTTTCCCTTTGCATCTTCCAACATCTTCGGTTCTTTGCACAAAGCACTGTTGTCCTCTGTTTCAACCTTGCCTCCCGCAGCCCTTTCATCTCTCTCGTTTGCAGGCTGGCCAATGGCCTGGAAACATGTTCTCTCATTTAAATGAATGTCCTGCCCTTGAGAGCTAGAGGAAGCAACCTCTCCTGTTTTGCTTTGATCTTCTAGTAACAGGCTGCCTGGACTTCCATCCTTTGTAAACGGCGACCCACCCGGAACGTTTACCATTTCGTGGAATCGATAGTCCTTGCTGGTTGGCTCTTCTCTTTCACGTACAGAAgaatgcagatttaacatatCTGAACTGCAGCCTTTATCTTTTGCAGTTGCAGCAGATTCTCTTGCCTTGGGTATATCCATTTCCTCTGCAAGTCCCGCGTCTTGCGGAAGCGTCTCTTTTTCATCATCACTGGAACTTCTTTTAAACCAGTCGAGCACCTTAGATATGGACTCATCGGCTGCCTTCAAGATCTCAGCAGTGTATTTGTCAGATTTGGAAACCGTTTTAGCACTCGGAGCCTCAACCAGAGCTTGCTTACCTTGTTCAAGGTCTGCAGAGCCAACTTTTGGCACCTGAGGGTCTTCTGTTTTAGGCAGCTGCTGGTCTGCAAGAGACAaccaatttttgttgttgttgttgcgaaACTGCCTAATTAAAGAAACCTCAGGCAATCAAATTGATTGTAATGAATGGGCCAGATCTGCATAAAATCAGCATGAGACTAAGCAGAAGATAGTGCATTTGCGACACAGCAGCTAGCTTCACAGAGGCAACTCCCTTCTGGATGAGAGTGGGAATaaaatgcctcttctaagatgtatttataatgaaaaaggtatttgttTAAAAAGGATTCTGTTGCCTGATTGAAAAGATTTTCAGCCAATCGGTTAATCAATTCAAGGTCGCAGTTCCAGCTGGAAtacaagctccccctcccccccaaaaagccatCAATTTATTTCAAATGTTAGCAATGATGGtaatatgcttttaaataaatgtgaACTAGTAATTATTGAGAATAAGTTGCCTCAACCGCAAATTATGCAAGCAAGGGAAAGCTCCCTCTTTTTAGCCGTGATTCcttcattgccgggggttggactcggtgacccttgcggtcccttccaactctacaattctatacaaTTCTATTCATGTTCTGCTCAAGGGATTTCGTTGGTCACTGGGAAAGGCTGAACTGgaatggtctgatccagcaggtctcttgtGTTCTTAACCAGGAAGTGGAGGGAGGGGACTGCAGTGCAGACTCTGGCTGTActttctaaaccaggggtcagcaaactttttcaggagggggccggtccactgtccctcagaccttgtggggggccagactatattttttgcgGGGGTGTGTgtatgaattcctgtgcccccaaaataacccagagatgcattttaaataaaagcatacattctactcatgtgaaaacaccaggtaggccccacaaataacccagagatgcattttaaataaaagggcacattctactcatataaaaacacactgattcccagaccgtccgcaggctggatttagaaggcgtttgggccagatccggcccccaggtcttagtttgcctacccatattctaaacaacaaaaaaagctagATGAAACCTCAGCCTCCTCCTTAAACAGAGTTACTTACCAATTACACAAAATGCAAGCTTTGCCCCTGTCAAGACTTAAAAACCTGCACGCCCCAATTCTGATATGATTTCAAATCAGTGGCAGCACAGCAGCCAAAGGAGTGCATCTTGAAGAAAAGTGATCAGCGAGTGTGTCGGGATGTGGTGATGGGAAGCGAGAAAACAAGCAAACGGTTAGGACTTGAATTGATCAGGGTTAAGATAGTAAAAGCATTAGTGATCCCTCCAAATGGCAGACAGCTAGACAGGGGCCTGAAAATCTCACTAAACTGTTAACTCACTGGGATATGCTATTATTTCTTACCAGGTGTGCTTTTCGAGTTGTCCTGTTCAAGGCTCGGCGGCTTAGTTTTGATCTGAGGCTTCGTGGTATCGGTTTGTTCTTCCCTCACTGAGGGGAAGGTCTTGCTAGGAGAGTCGCTTGGAATTGTAGGTCCTGCAACAGAATGTTTCTCAGGCTGCAATGTGTTGGGTGGCAGGCCAGAGCTCTTGGCACCATGAGAACCTGGAGCTGTTCCCTCTCCTTGGCTCTCAGTGTTACTGTTTAAGGCTGGAGAATGGGCGCGAGGAGGCTTAGACGGGAGAGTCTGGCGACTCTGAAGTGCACCTAGATCACCCGCTCTGTTCCCATTGGCCTTGGCGTAGTCAGAGTCCAACAAAACGAACTCCCCGGATTCCTTGCCCTCGTGCAACTCAAGGCTCGGCGGGCGCTCTTTCCTACTGACGCTGGAGGAGAACCGGACCTGCTTCAGCCTCTCCAACGAGTTTTCGGAGAAGCCTTCGGATTCGCCTGGAGGAGGCGGGCTCTTCTCCGCAACACGTTCAAGGACGGCCGGGGCTGGCAATCCGCTTTTGCCGGAGGGCTCCAAGGTTTGGCTCAAGCGGAGCACTTCGGAATCGGTGGAACTGGAGCTGGAGCTGCGCTTCAGGATGCCCCTGGGCAGAGAGCCCTGGCCGTTAACCTGCTTGATCCTTTTCGGAGCCTGGGGAAAGGGCTCTTCGCTCTTCAAGCTGACGTCTGACGTCTTGTGGATGTGTCTCCTGGCTTTGGGCACAGGTGGCTTCCCTGCCTGCCTATGCAAGTCGTTCGGTTCTGCAGGAGCCTGCTGAGGCTCCTCTACCCTGCTGTGGTTTGTTACATCTACCTTGGACCGGTTTTCTACCGAATGCGGGTCTGCAAAACAAGATGCAAAGCGCACACAAAGCAAAGGGTAAAACACACTACATGTAAGGGACACACGTTagttgcaaaaaagggggggacgtGCAACTAAGTAAAAGCATTATTGTGTGTCTTGGGGAAGGATTTGCATGAACGTGCTtgttaaagtttttaaaaaatgcaacgtAACAAGGCAGGACCAGTTTAAGCTTTAACTTGGGCATGTAGCAGACTGAGAACCACTCCACTTCATGCTGTAGGTTTCTGTgtgactgtgtgatttttatttatttttttatagtcGCGCCATGCCATAAAAACCTCCCTATatactgcaaaaaaagggaaacctAACAATTCCTTGGGAACATGGAGTCATTAACACGACACCCAACATGTAAACGTATTTTGTCACACTTGGTCATGTTTTCAGTGTCTCCACAGAAACAACACAGATTATGTATTTAGAAACCTTCACCTTTCTCCATCGCCATTCCATGTTCAGGCTGCTCATTTTTTGCATTATCTTCTAGTAGAGTTGATTCATTGAATGGGTTTTTCCTTTGCTAGAACAAAATAAGAGTGTTCCGCTTAACACTACAGTATtactgggggagagagagcatgggaaggaaggaaggaaaatggaaaacgtAACAGCATGTTTTGCAGGTCACAGTAAgacaaactatggcttaccagGACCAGGTGAATGTTCAGGCTTCCAGAGAAGGGGTTTTTTACTCCAATGCTGTGCTGAGTTAACCCAAGTTTTGGCTTCACACACTGGCCGAAACCAGACATGGTTTAGCTCCCTCCCTGCTTACCATTTAGCCAAGAATAAACCTGTCTTTTTCTTCCTGTGGTTTTAAAAGCGTGCTAAGAAAATGGGTGGCAGCAGGAAACGGTCTTGTTGAAGAACCTTGAATTACTGTGAGTGGGACTTCCATGGACCCTGGGATATGAAAAATCTAAAACAACACAAAAATCTAAACTTGCATATATAAAAAGGGGGCTTGAGGGGAGCATTTTTCCTGTAAGTGGAAACCATGGAAacccattaattttttttcttttaaaggagggaggaaatggttaTCATCCAAGGGTTCCAGAAGTACAACCCGAGTTCCAAAATGAGGACAACAAAagcttgctgctttttaaaagatgaGGGAatccctaaaacacacacacacactaccgaGCGATGGGACCAGATCCATAATTTGCAAACGGGCAGCTAAAAAAACAAAGCACAAGTAAATATTGAACACACAAATACGGACCCTTATAGTGAGATATATTTGACCATTTACACATCAGTGCATTGCTTGCATGCTAGTGAGGCCCTCCCACTTCAATAAATACCAAAGCGTGTGGGAACGTATCCAATATCTCCAGTCTAACCAGAACTTCCAGGCTACAGCCTGTGACTGTTGCTCAGGTTTGACCATAGCTGCAGTCCACATTTCAGCTCAAAAGGTTGGTTGCTCCACTACTCTCTATGCAATTCATGTCAAAGTaattttacgggggggggggggggataccgaTATAGTTTCAAAGGAAGCTTAAAATGAACTCCCAGTTGCTCATTTGTTGGAGGAAGGTACACTCCCCGCCTGATCCCATTAGCTGAAGAGTAGTGAGGTCATTCATTGCTCCAGGATCAGGAAAGGGGTTGCATTGAAACCCGTGTTAAAATTAGGTGGGAAACGTGCTTTGGCAAGGGTTTCATTGAGAACCCCTTCCTAATCCTGGAGCAAGCCTCTTTGAAGCCACGCTTTCACCTGACGCCACTGTGATGTCACCTGACGCCACTGTGATGTCAGCTGGCAGGCGGGCAGCCCAAATTTGCCCTGGCAATTTAAGATCTGGCGGCTCACTGGGCGGTGTGAGgggaggttccctacccctgatgtAGTTAATTCCTTTGGCAATAACAGAGATCATGGCGCCCGTATTGTTTTCTCATTGTCTTCCATCCAAGACACTGACAATGAACTCACCTTAGACGGTGAGGCAGCTAACTTCCTTGCTTTTTCTTGAGGCGTCTCTAATGCGTCAGAGGCTGCACTGAACACTTTGGggctgtaaagaaaaagaagaaccaGCCCATTACTTGGAGGCTGCTATGCCACACACTTGAAACTAGCTTGAATATCAGGGCTCCCATGCAAAGAACTCTAGGCATCTGAAGCTATTTTAGTTTCAGCCATTATGACCTTGGAGCTGGGTGCACAGACCCTCAAGTTCTCCCACCTTAAATGTATTTAATcgattctcctccctctctcacacaatgTCACAGGATACCCCTTCATGCCTAAATGAGGAATCAGAAAGGCTTTAAGTGAAGGCAATCTGATTTGTCATTTGCAAAAAGTGTTTGCAAGGTTGCAAGTCAAGAATTATAGAGAAATTCCAACCACCTCCATATAAAAGTCTACTAGCTCTGTactgaaaaatctcactttttctACACATTACTGAGCAAGGCAGAGCTCCTGTGCTGAGGCAGTGCAGGGTTGTGTTATGTCTACATGAAGCAGCGATTCTGAACATTCACACACAAAACTTTGCAAGACAAAGAGGTCTTTAGAAAGCACTGCCTCCTGCCCCCATTTTCTATGTAAGTACCCAGAGCTCTAAACAAAAGATACAGAAACACAATGCGTGAAGGGCttttacatggaagatggaacaagcttgctttctgctgctccagaggataggaccCGAACCAGTTGATTCAaatgcaaggaaggagattccggctaaacattgggaagaactttctgatggtaagagcagttcgacagtggaatggaaggtcatgtggactctcctttcctggaggttttaaagcaacgGTTGGCTaaagggattctttagctgtaattcctgcattgtaggagggTGGAATAGACGACTtttgcagtcccttccaactctacaattctaagatttggTGAACAGAGCATGGTTGCAGAACAAAACACAGGCCCTTGCCTCAGTGATAGCTCACATACCTTATACACAGAAGGACCCAGGGActtccaaaaccctggagagcagtttCACTACTCCattgataatactgagctagatggagtcaTGGCTACGTGAAAGGCAGCCCCCCCACCCTGTGTTCCTAAAGCCAAAGATGGCTGTCAAACCCTCCTAACCAGATATAAGTAGCCACTTGAGAAGTGACTGTGTTTGCAAAGGAGGGAACATGCCtgcattccaggtgtggtttcTGAATCATCTTAGCACAAACACCCACAAAAGGAAGCACCACAAAACGGGAAACAAAGTAAATCCAAAAGGTGCAGAAGTCAAATTTATGGAAACCAGCTGTGTCAACTTTTTTTGGGCTGTCCTAGTGGTGCAGTGATAAAACTGCTaacatatttgcaaagctaagcagggtctggtatgattgcaaattggatgggagaccacatgttgagattaccgcattgcagggggttggaaccttggggtcctttccaactctatgaacaGACAACTCTTTTTCATGAATATCCATTATAGTTACTTTAATTAACCTCCACCCAAACACTTCTGATGTTTTCCTACATTTATCCTGGCAAGTGGTATTTACTGTGGCTTATAGTACAATTTGACAGCTGCACCCAGGAAAATTCCGCCACAGTTGACAGATGGAGCCAAACACCTTTCTTCCACGCCTGTGCCATCTCCAAGCTTGGCTACCATAAGGGGACAGTCCTTGAAGTTTCATTTAGGATGATGTAggagatgggaagcagggctgGTTGCAGATAGGGAACCAGAAGGAAAATCATACAAAAAACAACTGCTCTGATTGCTTCCATCTGACCAGCTTGGGTTGCTATGTACTATGAAACTCTGGAAGAGAAGGGGGCCTCAGGTCACTCACACCCTTcaaaataatagcaacaacactTTCAGCAACGTGAATTTCCATTGTCAGCTTTGTGTGACACACCTAAAGGACTTCTCACTTAAAGTACacttctctcttcccacccacaAAAAGGTAGGTAAATACTACTCTGGAGAAAAGGAACAGTTCATGAAATTGACAGCCCTTCCCTCACTTTAAACAAGGGCGATTTTCATTTATTGCAGTTCACATCTGAGGCACATTCCTTTCTAATCCAGAATGTCTATAGGTGTGGATGGGGCTAACATTTGCTctaataaaaaggggagggggaaactgtTCAGTGTGTGAACCGATGAGGCATTACCCATCATGCCACATATAACAAATAATTCTAACAGGCCACTAAAAAATTAATATCTACAAGAGGAATATAAAGGGGCCGTTGTAGGTTTACCAAATGATGCTGATACTCGCCATTAGCATCGAGACAACACGGTTTCTGACTACAGTATTTTGCTTTCTGATACTCTCCCAAATAGATTCCGTCTTTTAGAAGCTAGCCATCAGAGGCAACTACAATAGTCCCCACAACACAATTCTATTCGCTGAACaatactgatatatcacgatgacAACTATTTACGTCACTCAACTAGGTTCCCTGAGACACACTGAAAATTGTTCTCTAGGTAAAGTTAAAATATACAGTTAATTAAGTCACAATGCTGAAGGCTGCATTTTCTGAATCAGTTCAACTGACCAACTggtttatacaacaacaacaacaacaacaacaacaacaacaacaacaacaacaacaacaacaaagttatcaACACGTTTCTCTGAGTGTCTAACCTTTCATCAGATTTCGATTCCACCTCTGCCTCTTTTATGGCACCCAGCAATTCTGGAGGCGTGAAAACTTCTTTATTGACATTGTTCACCCAGCTGCTCTTTGTCTTGTCTGACTTACTTTGACTCAGTTCTGCTGAAACAAACAGGGAAAAGGTTACCTTGCATTTTCTCTGTAAATGCTCAAAACTACAGATACCAAGGAGCTTTTAAATTGGCACACAATTAAGTACCCACCTTCCAGCCTATTCAAGATTCTAAGTCTTAAAAGGCATTGCCATAGTTTTGTAACTCCTGG
The sequence above is a segment of the Podarcis muralis chromosome 4, rPodMur119.hap1.1, whole genome shotgun sequence genome. Coding sequences within it:
- the SYTL2 gene encoding synaptotagmin-like protein 2 isoform X2 → MIDLSFLTDEEQEAILKVLQRDSDLKRAEEERVRHLSEKVKDEIQVKNMSGQWFYEAKSKRHREKIHGADIIRASMRRKPFPTELSQSKSDKTKSSWVNNVNKEVFTPPELLGAIKEAEVESKSDESPKVFSAASDALETPQEKARKLAASPSKQRKNPFNESTLLEDNAKNEQPEHGMAMEKDPHSVENRSKVDVTNHSRVEEPQQAPAEPNDLHRQAGKPPVPKARRHIHKTSDVSLKSEEPFPQAPKRIKQVNGQGSLPRGILKRSSSSSSTDSEVLRLSQTLEPSGKSGLPAPAVLERVAEKSPPPPGESEGFSENSLERLKQVRFSSSVSRKERPPSLELHEGKESGEFVLLDSDYAKANGNRAGDLGALQSRQTLPSKPPRAHSPALNSNTESQGEGTAPGSHGAKSSGLPPNTLQPEKHSVAGPTIPSDSPSKTFPSVREEQTDTTKPQIKTKPPSLEQDNSKSTPDQQLPKTEDPQVPKVGSADLEQGKQALVEAPSAKTVSKSDKYTAEILKAADESISKVLDWFKRSSSDDEKETLPQDAGLAEEMDIPKARESAATAKDKGCSSDMLNLHSSVREREEPTSKDYRFHEMVNVPGGSPFTKDGSPGSLLLEDQSKTGEVASSSSQGQDIHLNERTCFQAIGQPANERDERAAGGKVETEDNSALCKEPKMLEDAKGKPGWKSVGSSFGKVTERGDVTPDGEEGVKAFSEGANSEHRSGEIFNEPKGEKSGHLDDKTMQHPSRGNLLTFPQDESKESEVPRKVKNIRAFWEREAMNPKPANKEGLLSESTPGSNRIPIYKEERSRIKPVGGSSGYVTGESDNEQGKYNLVTFRKVEIGADDSGPDDNGIKLPSGKVRPNIMDKSKGGRIVDESGKIPLSDQRNNAFAELLDANNLRPRPNLVPSKEDGGLQADGLETERASSALQQKPHFKIHALKEKADEEAKAQMLNPLQFKSLRNFWDVGTKPQSGMDEAKVKVTVPRDRQSSTGRYLKELGEVREGTSQVVLEGEQQKPILQGFDVKEQKVLEANRVVPKQAGGTALFTVNAVPLGNVEFAPAEGKTVRPVEEYIEKTNAPSKVQHSLFNSGMQKLLKEAFQESLLAYPLADKKGVPQVELATEVQASYSDQNQQQGAVFASADGKVSEVPETVSRSLVPPKADTTAFVTNLERLLKDTSDESSSPSRHIVADVSEQAHSPLEKRRFFNKVMERSRDTDEKNSRVESWETDGTIQKNVPPKDRLIFKKHLGDSSGSTEDSDMVSGKSPNREEGQRDLNATSQEEFFQIPSPKLILPDARLASQNRANSPTKEVFETAAEANVPSKRQGNDLNAKLAFLLEELPKTPTNESILKAQIDSVPGELQQRSSEQATRKIIPVSPQMANPPKETVGGTLDRSLDTDEDSGKLLTTMQGGPVGEAAVLLSFSNQENIRAQGNVGEQPTEVAETVVKTVKPNSAEHVAFRDSLSKLLKESSEMLLQDIAVPKPAHGSLQPHQNTSSIYDKEIIEMIEKATAPSNFRQAELRANFQNLLKEDVEVLPKSQKDSSSGHGAQTESESNRTVDLVCPQGIGYGQEINETVNKEVAPSKLKQREFNPGFRKLLEETAQMQPSEMRWLDIRMKENLHGAHGSDSTTGLLPQEANETVTKSVALEKDGSVFKSSLEKLFGEISGAALLLSNEEEKKVTDVSGFQVAKGGLAVKAQTSVESVPSDFRTEVKIPLKGKTFKQDNQTVDREKFSGTPERNAVFQKTIQLNLASPKVPLLIRREDSFTLAKAGKREEEYEKGREDSATASACLDGGSEKEGAEEGNTPKTRQVELLATRHADGSEEDEDARSVESNLSDESRNSFVGFQRSSTRSEEELNPVKEALKRSSNRQIPSKSLEDIPSATSNKGNLPKEDLMLSAEDDQKADQPDENAPGISTAPSFPDSQFSHPENIKRMSKSVPTFTQEESDDRETDTASDSSYPLGRIKKSPSSLTNLSGSSGLASLSSVSTSVMSIYSGDFGNVDVKGNLQFAIDYVEQLKELHIFVAQGKDLAIADVKKQRSDPYVKSYLLTEKYKLGKRKTSVKKKTLNPVFNEILRYKVDRALLASQRLNVSVWHNDTFGRNSFLGEVELDLGEWDWDDRQNKQMIWYPLKPRTPLAGLHLENRGDMKIALQYVPQPVGGKKPLVTGEVHIWVKECSDLPVLRGNRLNSFVKCTILPDTSRKSRQKTRAVAKTTNPVFNHTMVYDGFRPQDLKEACVELTVWDHNKLANHFLGGLRIGLGTGKSYGTPVDWMDSTTDESNLWERMIDSPNTWVEDTLPLRMLMMAKTPK